The Deltaproteobacteria bacterium genome contains a region encoding:
- a CDS encoding COX15/CtaA family protein, with amino-acid sequence MGLSRYAKLAWITLAFNVLVILWGAFVRASGSGAGCGSHWPLCNGEVVPRSPAIATLIEFGHRLSSGVALVLIAALVIGAWRGFPRRHPVRLGAALSGFFIVSEALIGAGLVLLEYVAHNASLARGFWVAGHLMNTFLLVGSLTLTAWWASGGGAVRLRAQGGVLVMLTIALLGTLVLGVSGAVTALGDTLFPAASLAEAEAQTFSSTAHLFVRLRVWHPALAIAVGLCVLFATLTVTTARRTAISAMLARGLVWLYLAQIVVGVLNVSLLAPIAVQIFHLLVSDLIWIVLVLFAASALAAESPVHSGTVL; translated from the coding sequence GATCACGCTCGCGTTCAACGTGCTGGTGATCCTGTGGGGCGCGTTTGTGCGCGCGAGCGGATCGGGCGCGGGGTGTGGCAGTCACTGGCCGTTGTGCAACGGCGAAGTAGTCCCGCGCAGCCCGGCGATCGCGACGCTGATCGAGTTCGGGCATCGGCTCAGCAGCGGCGTCGCGTTGGTGTTGATCGCCGCCCTCGTCATCGGCGCGTGGCGCGGGTTTCCACGCCGCCATCCGGTACGACTCGGTGCGGCGCTCTCCGGATTCTTCATCGTCAGCGAGGCGCTCATCGGCGCGGGACTCGTCCTACTGGAATACGTCGCGCACAACGCGTCCCTGGCGCGCGGCTTCTGGGTCGCCGGGCATTTGATGAACACGTTTCTGCTCGTCGGGTCGCTCACGCTGACCGCGTGGTGGGCATCGGGCGGAGGCGCGGTGCGACTGCGCGCGCAAGGCGGCGTGCTGGTCATGCTCACGATCGCGCTGCTGGGAACGCTGGTCCTCGGCGTGAGCGGCGCGGTGACCGCGCTCGGCGATACGCTGTTTCCCGCGGCCAGCTTGGCCGAGGCAGAGGCGCAGACGTTCTCCAGCACGGCGCATCTCTTCGTTCGGCTGCGGGTGTGGCATCCAGCGCTCGCCATCGCCGTCGGTCTGTGCGTACTGTTTGCCACGCTAACAGTGACAACGGCTCGGCGCACCGCGATCAGCGCAATGCTCGCGCGTGGACTCGTCTGGCTCTACTTGGCGCAGATCGTCGTCGGCGTTCTCAACGTGTCGTTGCTGGCACCGATCGCCGTCCAGATCTTTCACTTGCTGGTGTCGGATCTGATTTGGATCGTGCTGGTCCTGTTCGCGGCGAGTGCGCTTGCAGCGGAGTCGCCGGTTCACTCGGGAACCGTGCTGTAA